The DNA segment AGGGACGCCTGGGTGGTTCCTGAGACCATCAGGGTCGCTGAGAGGAATCCGACGCCGAGCATGACGGCCAGCCCCACCGCGATGAAGCGTCGGCCGTACGCCCGGACCTGGGCGAGTGCAACCTGCAGCACGGCTTACGCCCCCAGTCCGGCGAGAGCCTTGGAGATGACGTCAGGTGTGCTGCGGTCCAGCTGGCCCACCAGTTCGCCGTCGTTCATCAACAGGATACGGTCCGCATAGGACGCGGCGACGGGGTCGTGGGTCACCATGATGATGCTCTGACCCATTTCCCGGGTACTGCGCCGCAGCAGGGAAAGCACCTCCGCGCCGGAGCGCGAGTCGAGGTTACCGGTGGGCTCATCACCGAAGAGGACATCTGGGCGGGTCAGCAGCGCACGGGCCACAGCCACGCGCTGCTGCTGGCCACCGGAAAGCTCATGTGGCCGGTGGGTGAGCCGGTCCGCCAGACCGAGGGTGGTGCAGATCTGTGACAGCCAGTCGGCGTCGACAGTACCGCCGGCGAGCGCCACCGGCAGGGTGATGTTCTGCTCGGCGGTGAGTGTGGGAATCAGGTTGTAGGCCTGGAAGACGAAACCGATCCGGTCGCGCCGCAGTCGGGTCAGCTCATTGTCCGATAATCCGGTGATCTCGGTCCCGCCGATCCAGACGCGGCCGGAGTCGGCGGTGTCCAGGCCTGCCAGGCAATGCATCAGGGTGGATTTGCCCGATCCGGACGGGCCCATGATGGCGGTGAACGTGGCCCGCTCGAAGGTGACGCTGACCTCCTTCAGCGCGCGCACTCGGGTATCCGCGCGCCCGTAGGTCTTGGAGAGTGAGTCGGCGGACGCCGCGGGTCCCGTTCCGGAGGGTTCAGGGATGGCGGACGACGTCGACAAATGGTCGGCAGTGTTTGCAGAAGTTCTCATGCTTCAACG comes from the Arthrobacter sp. CAN_C5 genome and includes:
- a CDS encoding ABC transporter ATP-binding protein; the encoded protein is MRTSANTADHLSTSSAIPEPSGTGPAASADSLSKTYGRADTRVRALKEVSVTFERATFTAIMGPSGSGKSTLMHCLAGLDTADSGRVWIGGTEITGLSDNELTRLRRDRIGFVFQAYNLIPTLTAEQNITLPVALAGGTVDADWLSQICTTLGLADRLTHRPHELSGGQQQRVAVARALLTRPDVLFGDEPTGNLDSRSGAEVLSLLRRSTREMGQSIIMVTHDPVAASYADRILLMNDGELVGQLDRSTPDVISKALAGLGA